The Nonlabens sp. Hel1_33_55 genome contains the following window.
ATTCTAATTAGCTGTTCTCAACCGGGAAAGTTTATTGCGTTCATCCTGTAGCTGTCTCCCTAGACGTTGCTTTTCTTCAATTGATTTGCGTCGCAGTTCTTCCAGTTCCTTTTCGGCGGTATCGAGCTCGGCTCTTGCTTGCTGGGTCACAGCATTGCTTTTACGATATTGTAATATGACCGAAATAAGTGCAATTGCTAGCAGACCAACTATTGACCACACAATGATGCTATACACATTCTTGTCTAGTGCCAGTCCCAGAACGGCTATAGAATCTTTTTGAGCATCGAGCTCTGCAACATTCGCATTTGCCGCTGTGAGTTCGTCCTGCAATGGTTTTTGCGCTTGCTTTTCTGCAGCCACACTTGCTTCAAGACTAGCTATTTGATTGTCTAACTGCAATATATAGGTGGCTGTATTTTCTTTTAATTTGTCAAGATCAGTTTCCTTGACAACTTTGTATTCCTGAAAATTATTGGAATTTGAGATCAGATTTTCAAACTGATCATCGATGGGATTTGGTGAAGATTCTTGTTCTTGAGCAAATCCTATGGCGCAAAAACATAGCGCTGGAATAATGAGATTTTTCATGATGGTTACTTTAGGGTTTAGTAGGGTCGTTGAAGCAACAACGCAGAAACTTTTGCCAGATTATGTAGATACCTAGGTAAATTTTGAAATAAGTTGCACGAAGCACGATTCACACAAAACTGGCAGTTTGGACTTTTATCCTTAATTATGAATTATACAAATAAACCTATTAGAGAGTGCGCTTTCGCGAAAGCGAGAACGTAAAAAAGCCCCACAAAAAAGTGAGGCTTAGTTTATAGATTAAAAATATTTTAGTCGTTCATCGTTGCAAGAAACTCTTCATTATTACGAGTTTGCTTGATGCGCTGTGACATGAATTCCATGGCTTCTACAGGATTCATATCTGCTAGATATTTTCTCATGATCCACATGCGTTGTACCGTGTCTTTGTCAAGTAGCAAGTCATCGCGACGTGTAGAAGATGAGGTAAGGTCGATAGCTGGGAAGATGCGACGGTTCGAAATATTACGATCCAGTTGCAGCTCCATGTTACCAGTTCCCTTAAATTCTTCAAAGATGACCTCGTCCATTTTAGAACCAGTCTCAGTCAATGCCGTTGCAATGATGGAAAGTGATCCACCACCTTCAATATTACGTGCTGCTCCAAAGAATCTTTTCGGTTTATGTAACGCATTTGCATCCACACCACCAGAAAGTACTTTACCACTTGCAGGTTGTACCGTGTTATAAGCTCTCGCAAGTCTTGTTATGGAATCAAGTAGGATCACGACATCGTGACCACATTCTACCATTCGTTTTGCTTTCTCTAAAACGATATTTGCCACACGTACGTGATCATGAGCCTCTTTATCAAATGTGGAAGCGATCACTTCACCATCAACGTGACGTTGCATATCAGTCACCTCTTCTGGACGTTCATCAATCAATAAAATTAGTTGATAAACCTCTGGATGGTTGGCAGCAATGGCATTTGCGATGTCTTTCAATAACATCGTTTTACCAGTTTTGGGCTGTGCTACGATCATACCACGTTGTCCTTTACCGATTGGAGCAAAAAGATCCATCACCCTGGTAGAGACGCTCGCACGTCTGTCTGCAAGGTTGAATTTTTCATCTGGGAACAATGGTGTCAAGTGCTCAAATGATACACGATCACGAACCACACTTGGGTCAAGACCGTTGATTTGTGAGATCTTGATCAGTGGGAAATATTTTTCACCTTCTTTAGGTGGACGTACCATTCCTAAAACAGTATCACCTGTTTTCAACCCAAATAATCTTACTTGAGATTGAGATACATAAATATCATCTGGAGATGCGAGGTAATTGTAGTCACTACTGCGTAGGAACCCATAACCGTCAGGCATCATATCTAGAACGCCTTCGCTCTCGATAATCCCGTCAAATTCAAATTCAGGATCGCGGTAGCGGTTGCGGGTATCTTTATTCCCTTTAGGAACGTTGTTTTGATTATTGCTGCGTTGATTCTTCTGGCGTGGATTGCGATTATCATTACCATCCTTATCATTAGAATCATTACGACGGTTGTCGTTGCGGTTATCATTACCGTCTTTATCGTTCTTATTGTCGCGACGATTATCATTACGGTTGTCATTACCGTTTTTATCATTCTTATTATCAGAACTTTTGTTGTCGCGTTGATTTTTTTGTCTAGGATTCGGCTTGTTGGTAGAGTCCTTACTTTTTACCTGACGTGTGTTAGGCTTATTGTTTGACTTGTCATCGTTAGAATCGGTATCCTTTTGATCAGATGATTTGTCATTAGTGTCCTTGTCATCTTTTTGATTTCTAGGATTGGGCTTTTTTGCTCTAGGCTCACGCTTTTTAGGTGCTGGCTTAGGCTTGCGATCTTGCGGCGCATCCTGCTTTTGAGAATCTGCAGATGAGTTATCGTCAGCATCTAATTTTTTTACCACATCTGGATTAGCGGCTTGTAGGTCTAGGATTTTATAGACTAGGTCCAATTTGCGCATCGTGCGGAATTTTGGGACGTTCAATCCTTGAGCAATTTCCTGTAGTTCAGGAAGTTTCTTTGATTTTAAATCAGCTATTTGAAACATGTAATTATGGAAAAGTGTATGTAAATTTTCTTGAGGAATAAATGAGATTGAAATTTATCAGAAAAATTTTCAACCTCTAGTTAACCTATTAAGAGATGGTTAACCGTATTGTCTTACAATGATAAGCTAAAAAAAGTTTACCAACCCTTGTTTTTTGCTCGTAAACTGTATTTTTGTCCAGCTTTAAAGAAAATTTAAGCTTTTACAGAATGATCCAAAGAATACAAACCATCTGGTTGATACTAGCCGCTGCCTGTAGTGGTGGACTGGTGTGGCTTGTTAGTCTATGGGTTGACGGTGATGGAAATGAGGTTGTGGCGATGGATGAAAATGCTTATTTTGGAGCCTTTGCCCTTAGCACACTGCTATCGATCATTGCCATATTTTTATACAGGAATAGAAAATTACAGACGGTGATCAACCGTTTGAACATATTATTAAACCTCATTCTACTAGGAGTTTTCGTATATCGAGCCCTAACGATGTCTGGAGCGACGGCGGTTGCAGAGAAAGGCATTGGGATGTTCATTCCTATCCTATCTATCGTTTTACTGGTCCTTGCAAATAGGGCTATAAGAAAGGATGAACAACTCGTAAAATCTGTGGATCGACTACGATAAACACGAGAATCTTAGTACTATTAGTGTGAAAACCTGCAGGGCGCCACCCTGCGGGTTTTTTGTTTTATAGTGTGTTATGTTCTCGCTTTCGCGAAAGCGAACTCCAGTAAAATCTATATCCACTTCAATAGATCTCTTACACCTACCAAATGTTTTTCCTACATTTAGTGCATGATAAATGTGGTAATCATTGATGATGAGTTGAACGCGCGACTATTTCTTGCAAATCTTCTGGCTAAAGAATTAGGTGAGCAGCTTGCGGTAATTGACAGCTGTGGCTCAGTTAAGGAAGGCGTTCAATCAATAAAGAACAATAAGGTAGATCTTGTTTTTCTTGATATTCAGATGCCTGAAGAAGATGGTTTTATGCTTTTCAAATACTTCAATGAGATCAATTTTGAAGTCATTTTTGTAACCGCATATGATCGATTTGCCATTAAAGCTTTTGAATGCAGCGCGTTGCATTACCTGCTTAAACCTCTCAATCAAAACAAAGTGGAACAGGCTATCAAACGATTCAAAAATACTCGTGAAAACAAACATGCGGTTCTTGAAAAGTTTGATGTGTTGACAGATTATCTGGACAGCAAGAGCGAGAAGGAACGTGTGGTCTTCAATACGTCATCTGGCTTTGATGTGGTGGTTTTCAAGAACATATTATATATCGAGGCCGCTGGGAATTATTGCAAAATCTACATGAAGGACCAATCCTTTAAAGTGGTAACCAGCTCCATGAAATTCATTGAGGATTGTCTTCCAGAAAAATCGTTTTGTAGAATTCATAATTCCTTTATCGTCAACCTCAATGAGGTGAGCTCTTTTGTCAATGCAGACAAGGAG
Protein-coding sequences here:
- the rho gene encoding transcription termination factor Rho, producing MFQIADLKSKKLPELQEIAQGLNVPKFRTMRKLDLVYKILDLQAANPDVVKKLDADDNSSADSQKQDAPQDRKPKPAPKKREPRAKKPNPRNQKDDKDTNDKSSDQKDTDSNDDKSNNKPNTRQVKSKDSTNKPNPRQKNQRDNKSSDNKNDKNGNDNRNDNRRDNKNDKDGNDNRNDNRRNDSNDKDGNDNRNPRQKNQRSNNQNNVPKGNKDTRNRYRDPEFEFDGIIESEGVLDMMPDGYGFLRSSDYNYLASPDDIYVSQSQVRLFGLKTGDTVLGMVRPPKEGEKYFPLIKISQINGLDPSVVRDRVSFEHLTPLFPDEKFNLADRRASVSTRVMDLFAPIGKGQRGMIVAQPKTGKTMLLKDIANAIAANHPEVYQLILLIDERPEEVTDMQRHVDGEVIASTFDKEAHDHVRVANIVLEKAKRMVECGHDVVILLDSITRLARAYNTVQPASGKVLSGGVDANALHKPKRFFGAARNIEGGGSLSIIATALTETGSKMDEVIFEEFKGTGNMELQLDRNISNRRIFPAIDLTSSSTRRDDLLLDKDTVQRMWIMRKYLADMNPVEAMEFMSQRIKQTRNNEEFLATMND
- a CDS encoding LytR/AlgR family response regulator transcription factor; translated protein: MINVVIIDDELNARLFLANLLAKELGEQLAVIDSCGSVKEGVQSIKNNKVDLVFLDIQMPEEDGFMLFKYFNEINFEVIFVTAYDRFAIKAFECSALHYLLKPLNQNKVEQAIKRFKNTRENKHAVLEKFDVLTDYLDSKSEKERVVFNTSSGFDVVVFKNILYIEAAGNYCKIYMKDQSFKVVTSSMKFIEDCLPEKSFCRIHNSFIVNLNEVSSFVNADKELVMTNGTELKVAERKLTFFKSRISEMA
- a CDS encoding DUF4293 domain-containing protein; this encodes MIQRIQTIWLILAAACSGGLVWLVSLWVDGDGNEVVAMDENAYFGAFALSTLLSIIAIFLYRNRKLQTVINRLNILLNLILLGVFVYRALTMSGATAVAEKGIGMFIPILSIVLLVLANRAIRKDEQLVKSVDRLR